In Geopsychrobacter electrodiphilus DSM 16401, a single window of DNA contains:
- a CDS encoding DUF4212 domain-containing protein, giving the protein MTKKSRVTVNFFAPSTPAMKAETSVAKTIIVFWFLLSYGIPTLIWLAGLSDPQGLGESFLTKARFLGFPLHYWLLAQGCTIGYLLLCKLYCMLWDAKNIKLRKS; this is encoded by the coding sequence ATGACGAAAAAATCACGCGTTACCGTCAATTTCTTTGCCCCATCGACACCAGCAATGAAAGCCGAAACCTCGGTCGCAAAAACGATCATCGTCTTCTGGTTTCTGCTCAGCTACGGCATCCCGACTCTAATCTGGCTGGCCGGGCTCTCTGATCCGCAAGGGCTAGGGGAATCGTTCCTCACCAAGGCCCGCTTTCTGGGGTTCCCTCTGCACTACTGGCTGCTGGCTCAGGGATGCACCATCGGGTACCTGCTGTTGTGTAAACTTTATTGCATGCTGTGGGATGCGAAAAATATAAAACTGCGAAAGTCCTGA